A single genomic interval of uncultured Desulfobacter sp. harbors:
- a CDS encoding BREX system ATP-binding domain-containing protein produces the protein MDEKAFNEQINGAKNFHLRRAVERLREGLFDPLGVQWLTSGEEKLNQLFDQGATALDKGTSHHLCVCGAYGQGKSHSLTYLKQRALENNFVVSYINLDPRQIPFHDFKAVYRALMGAMVFPNEETNLVNVWKESAAQWLARPENKDKAIGDFIPEDMPHRFRAILAAMAHKNMEIPANKRNLKKHARFQPRSFAWTLKNALMGKEIPAHKLAAAFHYREVPFYKDHSLVCREPKEYLAMVKGLARLFKEMGYGGWVLLFDEGESIGQTRITSRSKSYDLLHEIFCPERPTQGFYPVFAFTHDFFTLVETEPWDRTRRPGGRQKTDQPTEEVPCFARNYHKAWKNINIHSLQDLSPGEWETLSGKLKLLHGRAYGWEPKTPELAREMRQVLSQNKGAESRMKLRLLVNQLDLEQQKISC, from the coding sequence ATGGATGAAAAGGCATTTAACGAACAGATCAACGGCGCCAAAAATTTCCATCTCCGCAGGGCGGTGGAGCGCCTCAGAGAGGGTCTATTCGATCCCCTGGGGGTCCAATGGCTCACCTCGGGGGAAGAAAAGCTCAACCAACTCTTTGACCAGGGAGCCACAGCCCTGGACAAGGGAACGTCTCACCACCTCTGTGTCTGCGGCGCATACGGCCAGGGCAAATCCCACAGCCTCACCTATTTGAAGCAGCGGGCCCTGGAAAATAATTTTGTGGTCAGCTATATCAACCTGGACCCACGACAGATTCCCTTCCACGACTTTAAAGCGGTCTACCGGGCCCTGATGGGGGCCATGGTTTTTCCCAATGAGGAAACCAACCTGGTAAACGTATGGAAGGAATCAGCCGCCCAATGGCTGGCCCGGCCGGAAAACAAGGATAAAGCCATCGGCGATTTCATCCCCGAAGACATGCCCCACCGATTCCGGGCCATCCTGGCGGCCATGGCCCACAAAAACATGGAGATTCCGGCCAACAAACGGAACCTGAAAAAACATGCTCGGTTTCAGCCCAGATCCTTTGCCTGGACCCTGAAAAATGCCCTCATGGGAAAAGAGATCCCGGCCCATAAGCTTGCTGCGGCCTTCCATTACCGGGAAGTGCCGTTTTATAAGGACCACTCCCTGGTCTGCCGGGAACCAAAGGAATATCTGGCCATGGTAAAGGGGTTGGCCCGGTTGTTCAAAGAGATGGGATACGGGGGATGGGTCCTGCTTTTTGATGAAGGGGAATCCATCGGCCAGACCCGTATCACCAGCCGCAGCAAAAGCTATGATCTCCTCCATGAAATCTTCTGCCCGGAACGTCCGACACAGGGATTTTACCCGGTATTTGCCTTTACCCATGATTTTTTCACCCTGGTTGAAACCGAGCCCTGGGACCGGACCCGCAGGCCCGGCGGACGGCAGAAAACAGACCAGCCGACCGAAGAGGTTCCCTGCTTTGCCCGCAATTATCACAAAGCCTGGAAAAATATCAATATCCATTCTCTCCAGGACCTGTCACCCGGTGAATGGGAGACACTCTCGGGCAAGCTGAAACTCCTCCATGGCCGGGCCTACGGGTGGGAACCGAAAACCCCTGAACTGGCCAGGGAAATGAGGCAGGTCCTCTCCCAGAACAAAGGGGCCGAATCCAGGATGAAATTGAGACTCCTGGTCAACCAGCTGGATCTGGAACAGCAGAAAATATCCTGCTGA
- a CDS encoding BREX system ATP-binding domain-containing protein, with the protein MISLDALKELKPFQARSIIEELRKGSVPVEYVPVFTVGRQKWLSYIEDDLENYIAEGGAKVRFISGDYGDGKTHFMSVVRHLAMEKGFAVSFVVLTRDVPIHKFETVYQSIVRQLQGNFDGVGIRNLLTAWLDALSPEFQGAKAKAAIEKCTALAEEFRDIPDMDINFANALAALVNNRFAPMAEGEDEESRKADREILMHWFDGGKVTKRELKPFQVYEYLTKANARQLMNSLILFLRRFGHQGLILLMDEMETVVAMSASVRNAAYENVRLFIDNSETAQYLHIFFSIIPDVLVSEKGFKSYDALWSRVRSIGTSMGDAKRLNYRGVLVDIHQTPLQTEELVDLGRCLLSLHGVAYRWSPEEMVTDKVIQDICDNQKRMGVISEVRLFIKQLIGVLDLAEQGQSPEDMDMARQMVETRKEMEEEKMKQMEPSWDD; encoded by the coding sequence ATGATATCATTGGATGCCCTCAAAGAACTGAAACCCTTCCAGGCCAGATCCATCATTGAAGAGCTGCGCAAGGGCAGTGTGCCTGTGGAATATGTGCCGGTATTTACCGTGGGTAGGCAAAAATGGCTCTCATATATCGAAGACGACCTGGAAAACTACATTGCTGAAGGCGGCGCCAAGGTACGGTTCATCAGCGGGGATTACGGAGACGGTAAAACCCATTTCATGTCCGTAGTCCGGCACCTGGCCATGGAAAAAGGATTTGCCGTCTCCTTTGTGGTCCTGACCCGGGATGTACCCATCCACAAATTTGAAACCGTTTACCAGTCCATTGTCCGGCAGCTTCAGGGCAATTTTGACGGCGTGGGCATCCGGAATCTGCTGACCGCCTGGCTGGACGCCCTGTCACCGGAATTCCAAGGCGCCAAAGCAAAAGCCGCCATAGAAAAATGTACGGCACTGGCCGAAGAATTCAGGGATATCCCGGACATGGATATCAACTTTGCCAATGCATTGGCCGCCCTGGTGAACAACCGGTTTGCCCCCATGGCAGAGGGGGAGGATGAGGAAAGCCGCAAGGCGGACCGTGAAATTCTCATGCACTGGTTTGACGGCGGCAAGGTCACCAAACGGGAACTCAAGCCCTTCCAGGTATACGAATACCTGACCAAGGCCAATGCCCGGCAGCTGATGAATTCCCTGATCCTGTTTTTGCGTCGGTTTGGGCACCAGGGCTTAATCCTGCTCATGGACGAAATGGAGACGGTGGTGGCCATGAGTGCCTCGGTGCGCAATGCGGCTTACGAAAATGTCCGTCTCTTCATCGACAACAGCGAGACCGCCCAATACCTTCATATTTTCTTTTCCATCATCCCGGACGTGCTGGTATCGGAAAAAGGATTTAAATCCTACGATGCCCTGTGGAGCCGGGTGCGGTCCATCGGGACATCAATGGGCGATGCCAAACGCCTCAACTACCGGGGCGTCCTTGTGGATATCCATCAGACGCCGCTTCAAACCGAAGAGCTGGTGGATCTGGGCCGGTGCCTGCTGTCCCTGCACGGCGTCGCCTACCGCTGGTCCCCGGAAGAGATGGTTACGGACAAGGTCATACAGGATATCTGCGACAACCAGAAAAGAATGGGTGTCATCAGTGAAGTGCGGCTTTTCATCAAGCAACTCATCGGTGTTCTGGACTTGGCTGAACAGGGCCAGTCCCCGGAGGATATGGACATGGCCCGGCAGATGGTCGAGACTCGGAAAGAGATGGAAGAAGAGAAAATGAAACAAATGGAGCCCTCCTGGGACGATTAA
- a CDS encoding arylesterase — protein sequence MKKRYATVLLVLVVWGGLLPGLFPAAWGIPKIKILFLGDSITAGYGVAKEDAYPALLGQTLESLGIHHVEIINGSISGSTTASALSRLKWFQKASPDILVLALGANDGLRGLSVENMADNLGKAISFAKNNNMNVILGGMQIPPNYGPEYADAFKQVFTTLAEDHEIVLIPFLLEGVGGRSDMNQPDGIHPNREGHQQIAKTVFPFILKQIQEP from the coding sequence ATGAAGAAACGATATGCAACAGTCCTGCTGGTTTTAGTGGTTTGGGGTGGCTTGCTGCCGGGTCTTTTTCCGGCAGCATGGGGAATTCCAAAAATAAAAATTTTGTTCCTGGGGGATTCCATTACCGCCGGATACGGGGTCGCCAAGGAAGATGCTTATCCGGCCCTGTTGGGACAGACGCTTGAATCGCTCGGGATTCATCATGTTGAGATCATCAACGGGAGCATCAGCGGTTCGACCACGGCCAGTGCCCTTTCCCGGCTCAAGTGGTTTCAAAAAGCCTCTCCTGATATTCTGGTTCTGGCCCTGGGGGCCAATGACGGGTTAAGGGGCCTGTCCGTGGAAAATATGGCAGACAACCTGGGCAAGGCCATTTCATTTGCAAAAAACAACAACATGAATGTCATCCTGGGCGGTATGCAGATTCCCCCCAATTACGGGCCGGAATATGCCGATGCGTTTAAACAGGTATTTACCACACTGGCCGAAGACCATGAAATTGTTTTGATTCCTTTTCTTCTGGAAGGGGTAGGGGGCAGGTCGGACATGAACCAGCCCGACGGGATTCATCCCAACCGGGAAGGGCATCAACAAATTGCAAAAACCGTATTTCCTTTTATTTTAAAACAGATTCAGGAGCCGTGA
- a CDS encoding ABC transporter ATP-binding protein, producing MGLEINHLCKSFYSPGTGMIQVLNDVNLQVRPGQTHAVIGQSGSGKTTLLSLIAGLDRPDSGDIILDAENLSTMNEDRLARFRAEKIGIIFQQFHLMPHLTAQENISLPLEILKAPDIEKQTHAMLEMVGLSHRRHHLPGALSGGECQRVAIARALIIKPSLILADEPTGNLDTATGEIVADLLFNLVETEHKSLILVTHNSSLADRCRSTFTLERGVLS from the coding sequence ATGGGGTTGGAAATTAATCATCTTTGCAAGTCTTTTTATTCTCCGGGAACCGGTATGATCCAGGTCCTGAATGATGTGAACCTCCAGGTCAGGCCTGGCCAAACCCATGCCGTCATCGGTCAATCCGGCTCGGGCAAGACCACCCTTTTGTCCCTGATTGCCGGTCTGGACCGCCCGGACAGCGGCGATATCATTCTGGACGCAGAAAACCTGTCCACCATGAATGAAGACCGGTTGGCCCGGTTCCGGGCAGAGAAAATCGGGATTATTTTCCAGCAGTTTCACCTTATGCCCCATTTGACGGCACAGGAGAACATCAGCCTGCCTCTGGAAATTCTTAAGGCCCCGGACATTGAAAAACAAACCCATGCCATGCTGGAAATGGTAGGTCTCTCCCATCGGCGGCACCACCTGCCCGGTGCCTTGTCCGGCGGAGAATGCCAGCGGGTGGCCATTGCCCGTGCCTTGATCATCAAACCCTCCCTGATCCTGGCCGACGAACCCACGGGTAACCTGGATACGGCCACCGGCGAAATAGTGGCTGATCTGCTGTTTAATCTGGTGGAAACCGAACATAAAAGCCTGATCCTGGTGACCCACAATTCTTCCCTGGCCGACCGGTGCCGCAGTACGTTCACCCTTGAACGGGGGGTGTTGTCCTGA